One window of the Rhipicephalus sanguineus isolate Rsan-2018 chromosome 4, BIME_Rsan_1.4, whole genome shotgun sequence genome contains the following:
- the LOC119391236 gene encoding uncharacterized protein LOC119391236 — MFSATKDQSASSRGTAQVSTSSNDYRIVLPRLPTGKLVADSVFLHADLAGRPYRAQDFRDALRNIIDLADITSIGQFQMSHVWMVTCRTALSKVKIVTCGEFFVRGRRCVVIDPEPTEVKMKLLWLPERLEDIYVHEAFQPFGKIKSISAETWRVSEMEQMRTLNRDVVLALGDGVRVSDIPHLLSVCGLQSLVLIPGRPPLCLRCNKVGHIRRHCRTPRCDDCRRFGHTAEECVATYANKLRHRMRPPEDAFPEHIMDATEVLDATGDLPCAAVAEPCAVDKDAASDCAGAEKSKQASNTVDATDSGEKEAVPAHESVLTQKESPSSNADVETPREKLTSADVRESVDVSISKRPASSNPETSEESDSAVGPRQSRRRRSSKHAGKCRRSRSRRPGGGNGEHSRAPSPPDRRMQL, encoded by the coding sequence ATGTTCTCCGCTACAAAGGATCAATCGGCTTCAAGCCGAGGTACTGCCCAGGTTTCTACCAGCAGTAATGACTACCGTATCGTCCTGCCCCGTCTTCCTACTGGTAAGCTCGTCGCTGACTCCGTTTTCCTGCATGCAGACCTTGCTGGCCGTCCATACCGAGCGCAGGACTTTCGAGATGCCCTCCGGAATATCATAGATCTTGCTGATATAACCTCGATCGGACAGTTTCAAATGTCACATGTCTGGATGGTGACTTGCAGGACTGCGCTATCTAAAGTGAAGATAGTAACCTGTGGTGAATTCTTTGTTCGAGGACGAAGATGCGTCGTTATAGACCCTGAACCCACGGAAGTTAAAATGAAGCTGTTATGGCTCCCTGAACGCCTGGAAGATATTTATGTGCACGAAGCCTTTCAGCCTTTCGGAAAGATCAAGTCGATTTCAGCGGAAACTTGGAGGGTGTCAGAAATGGAACAGATGAGGACCCTTAACCGAGACGTTGTACTGGCACTTGGTGACGGAGTCCGTGTCTCCGACATCCCGCACCTACTCTCAGTTTGTGGTCTACAAAGCCTAGTGCTGATTCCCGGCAGGCCACCTTTATGCCTTCGTTGCAACAAAGTAGGACATATCCGTCGACACTGCAGGACACCACGCTGCGATGATTGTCGGCGGTTTGGACATACGGCTGAAGAATGTGTGGCGACGTATGCCAATAAATTACGACATCGCATGCGACCACCTGAAGATGCGTTTCCAGAACATATCATGGACGCTACGGAAGTCCTTGATGCAACGGGAGACCTTCCATGTGCTGCCGTCGCTGAGCCCTGTGCTGTTGACAAAGACGCAGCTAGTGACTGTGCTGGAGCGGAGAAATCTAAACAAGCGTCAAACACCGTAGATGCGACAGACAGCGGAGAGAAGGAAGCGGTACCTGCACATGAATCAGTCTTGACACAAAAGGAAAGCCCCAGCAGTAATGCTGATGTAGAAACGCCACGTGAGAAGCTAACTAGTGCCGATGTGCGAGAATCCGTCGATGTTTCCATAAGTAAGCGCCCTGCATCGTCAAACCCTGAGACGAGTGAGGAAAGTGATTCGGCGGTTGGCCCAAGACAATCACGACGTCGGAGATCATCAAAGCATGCAGGAAAGTGCAGACGTTCAAGATCAAGGAGGCCTGGTGGCGGTAACGGGGAGCATTCACGCGCCCCTTCCCCACCAGACCGGCGTATGCAGCTCTGA